A part of Carettochelys insculpta isolate YL-2023 chromosome 1, ASM3395843v1, whole genome shotgun sequence genomic DNA contains:
- the AKAP11 gene encoding A-kinase anchor protein 11 isoform X5 has protein sequence MDTYTRHRSSQTKPRVSVKKEFIDGVLRSVKSLLQSRKELCNVSAEECVRKEERENFTEVTFLGFAGDTDPVHMQELAAISVELPDVLKSLHFCSLNENEVIFLKDIQKPMETSDVPKHQNHLSGVLCVMRLSPSFLRIKVDSVFTLLSKYTTGVRYTMEVYSLQKHDAEMPHAEDDDTNQSVSSIEDDFVTAFEHLDEDELSKIQNAGTTCATQNHRDAASQTISAHCLEAVDSKVIFSSGHRKSANSSASLINILGIKELSSSVKNSVTTSISDPWIQRSFYKPCNSADQHVNVLHKTLSSSPAESSESDCSSPSPVIFLDEEGYQKSLTATVQLPKIPVVKDGIEDSDSEKHAETISSCSRMVLKEEKGQIAQLQRKTSDKKADKKVKSKHKSLMIKDSIQKFATELVEKSFGSAFKDLQKGVSSCTNALCHLAARLTSSVFQMAFYEIGRRQALSLKERAINGLASFLVSEAITNALKELRYVKKQIFTNTVARFAADLTEELIFEGIMEVCQFSHPPTPMIAQDWSFDYEDKVVRSYAKDLSESVIQEAFIELSQVDVTFTTQAALSVSMDNIKYVSAESMLQSTQTTTSFPNFHDSTLLALNPTQETGKEYTVQQAFFCTSGVVSSISVPLAGIALCQHPTSSDVYKAKVWTCPTADGSLKMYKESAQPYFTPKKRKEEVASLRNIYLTADHTESSAQYFCNQNDFKQTTNNPRVNNISELITGPTSINSFSGTMVDMIVNEAYETITSSKVTKTGEEYTDFVTRQTPHWQCGGEDMRKNAFADHLSKYIVKQSVDETKSLLSRTSETGGVRMNTDNCKKELRSAIKKQETEKHRFVPVIVEAQQLPLNNSPKFLVTSVGSSQCLLSVPKDCVQERKGPEVYRFSSSSPPPCPTMALARDNVEEFTDSESYSIKSQSKPLKKYDVQKTPGPLAFEQEICVSHSSNFSLVMLGCEDALHMEDKAGIRDGNISVVPDTPPPTPLVPSQTSSAQNLRKLNKELKGELAKEFAPATPPSTPYNPSAALSATDHNSLEKEEFMLKLMRSLSEEIEISKDEEHSEMLSQKTELSEKTVKYADHLASHIISMATEMAASHLDDRIKRGADIHCQLNELPNKICGYTAFINIPEETLHSLWNYAGDMAGKVISEAKKMIKSRHCQLLRLKRVNCHVDCLALGKDDRDCRSKERWGPLVNQWSREVDSAVLSLQSLGTTGLTSRYPSCESVTDEYADHIIRVLKREGGNSELIMEQYASRLAYRSIKSGLEQASRKLKLAYNRRICPIPNTHANGRQELFKLLKKDKDTEWQMKNRGHRCGGQACEINSVNRTEGTELLRFSESLAHSITCDVRKKLKMSAVCLPKSLTDSCLYRKSKLDEATGDLIKTTLSNTVLPFSQKHKLYHSTGNLNEHGYKEGVIQAIEEYARKVVDDTIEMSLESAVLQAAENQKNGDRLTYTEKLSPFSGTACSYYNMQEYQCCIGSSSLHMAGQEPPTGIRQIPNSGLSGVCQKSRIFHLDIPKIHIDMEQKTVFSESMVDAAVEKTERELSNASLAADSGIGHEGVSFAESLTTEIMTSALTNIGQAVNISAMGREGFQSAESVVSQQMSLSIGDDSTGSWSNLSFEDEHPDESSSFLHLSDSNGNSSSWSSLGLEGDMYEENLSFPTSDSDGTEDKDEDPKDTVEGVREAGKALLIANVDIEPHMVDPQLRTTLQWLAASETEVSELRFRDTAPKEFILLSKRLRERGWKVGDLLQAVLKYCEMMEKTSDGDRHLSKPLFGWLLENV, from the exons ATGGATACTTATACCAGGCACCGAAGCAGTCAAACGAAGCCTAGAGTGTCAGTGAAAAAG GAGTTCATTGATGGTGTACTGCGCTCTGTGAAATCGTTGCTGCAGAGCAGAAAAGAGTTATGCAATGTGTCCGCTGAAGAATGTGTAAGGAAAGAGGAACGAGAAAATTTTACAGAG gtcACATTCCTAGGTTTTGCTGGAGACACAGATCCTGTTCATATGCAG GAGTTGGCTGCTATTTCTGTAGAGCTCCCCGATGTTCTGAAATCACTCCATTTCTGCAGTCTAAATGAAAATGAAGTTATTTTCCTGAAGGACATACAGAAACCCATGGAAACCAGTGATGTCCCTAAACATCAG aaTCACCTTTCCGGAGTACTCTGTGTGATGAGATTGTCTCCGTCGTTCCTGAGGATCAAAGTGGATTCTGTATTTACCTTGCTGAGCAAATACACTACAGGTGTAAGATATACAATGGAAGTATACTCATTACAGAAACATGATGCAGAGATGCCTCATGCAGAGGATGATGACACTAATCAGTCAGTGTCTTCAATTGAAGATGATTTTGTCACTGCTTTTGAGCATTTAGATGAAGATGAGCTTTCCAAGATACAAAATGCTG gcACAACCTGTGCTACTCAGAACCATCGGGATGCTGCTTCACAGACCATCTCTGCTCATTGTTTAGAAGCTGTTGACTCAAAGGTCATTTTTAGCTCTGGGCATCGAAAATCTGCCAACTCTTCTGCTTCTCTAATAAATATCTTGGGTATTAAAGAACTCTCTTCATCTGTAAAGAATTCAGTTACAACCTCTATTTCTGATCCTTGGATACAGAGGAGTTTTTACAAGCCCTGTAATTCCGCTGATCAACATGTTAATGTTTTGCATAAAACATTGTCTTCCTCTCCTGCTGAGTCATCTGAGTCAGATTGCTCCAGCCCTAGTCCTGTTATCTTCTTAGATGAAGAAGGGTATCAAAAAAGCTTGACAGCAACAGTTCAGCTACCAAAAATTCCAGTAGTGAAAGATGGTATCGAGGACTCAGACTCAGAA AAACATGCTGAAACCATTTCCAGCTGTAGTAGGATGGTCTTGAAAGAGGAAAAAGGTCAAATTGCACAACTCCAGAGGAAAACTTCTGACAAGAAGGCGGATAAGAAGGTTAAATCTAAACACAAATCACTGATGATTAAAGACAGCATTCAAAAATTTGCAACAGAACTGGTTGAAAAAAGTTTTGGTAGTGCATTTAAGGACTTACAAAAAGGAGTTTCTTCATGCACAAATGCACTGTGTCACTTGGCTGCTAGATTGACATCTTCAGTCTTTCAGATGGCTTTTTATGAGATAGGAAGGCGGCAAGCTTTGTCACTGAAGGAACGTGCCATTAATGGGCTAGCAAGCTTTTTGGTCAGCGAAGCTATAACAAATGCTTTAAAAGAACTGCGATATgtaaagaaacaaatatttaCCAACACAGTTGCAAGATTTGCAGCAGACCTCACCGAGGAACTTATTTTTGAGGGAATCATGGAAGTTTGCCAATTTTCACATCCACCAACACCCATGATTGCACAGGATTGGTCTTTTGATTATGAAGACAAAGTAGTGAGGTCATATGCCAAAGATTTGTCTGAATCTGTCATTCAGGAAGCTTTCATTGAGTTATCCCAGGTTGATGTGACGTTCACAACACAAGCAGCACTTAGTGTTTCCATGGACAACATAAAGTATGTAAGTGCAGAAAGTATGTTGCAGTCGACACAGACAACCACTTCTTTTCCTAATTTTCATGATAGTACGCTTCTAGCATTGAATCCAACACAAGAAACTGGAAAAGAATATACTGTACAACAAGCCTTCTTTTGTACCTCTGGTGTTGTAAGTTCAATATCAGTGCCCTTAGCTGGAATTGCACTTTGTCAACATCCGACTTCATCTGATGTTTATAAGGCAAAAGTATGGACTTGTCCAACAGCAGATGGCAGTCTGAAAATGTACAAAGAGTCTGCACAGCCATATTTTacaccaaaaaaaagaaaagaggaagtgGCTTCTCTTAGAAATATTTACCTGACTGCAGATCACACTGAAAGTAGTGCACAGTATTTTTGTAACCAGAATGatttcaaacaaacaacaaacaatccCAGAGTGAATAATATTTCAGAATTAATAACTGGGCCAACGAGCATCAACAGTTTCTCTGGAACAATGGTAGATATGATAGTAAATGAGGCTTATGAAACCATAACCTCATCAAAGGTTACCAAAACAGGGGAGGAATATACAGATTTTGTAACTAGACAAACGCCTCATTGGCAATGTGGCGGTGAAGATATGCGTAAGAATGCATTTGCTGATCATTTATCCAAGTATATTGTAAAGCAATCTGTAGATGAAACTAAATCTCTATTATCCCGCACAAGTGAGACTGGAGGTGTACGTATGAACACAGATAACTGTAAAAAGGAACTGCGTAGTGCAATAAAGAAGCAAGAAACTGAGAAACACAGATTTGTTCCTGTAATTGTTGAGGCGCAACAGCTGCCTTTGAATAACTCACCAAAATTTCTTGTTACTTCAGTTGGCTCTTCTCAGTGTTTACTTTCAGTACCTAAAGATTGTGTTCAGGAACGAAAAGGACCTGAAGTATATAGGTTTTCTTCAAGCAGTCCACCTCCTTGTCCTACTATGGCTCTTGCTAGGGATAATGTAGAAGAGTTTACTGATTCAGAAAGCTATTCAATAAAATCCCAAAGTAAACCATTGAAAAAATATGATGTGCAAAAAACACCGGGTCCTTTGGCTTTTGAGCAGGAAATCTGTGTTTCACATTCAAGCAACTTTTCTTTGGTGATGCTTGGCTGTGAAGATGCTTTGCATATGGAAGATAAAGCAGGCATCAGAGATGGAAATATCAGTGTAGTACCTGACACACCACCACCAACGCCTTTAGTACCATCTCAGACTAGTTCTGCACAGAACTTAAGGAAGCTAAACAAGGAACTCAAGGGAGAATTAGCAAAGGAGTTTGCACCTGCGACACCACCTTCTACACCTTATAACCCATCTGCTGCTTTGTCTGCAACTGATCACAACTCCTTAGAAAAGGAAGAGTTTATGCTGAAACTCATGAGatcactttctgaagaaattGAAATCAGCAAAGATGAAGAACACTCTGAGATGCTTTCACAGAAAACTGAACTTTCAGAGAAAACAGTAAAATATGCCGATCATTTAGCTAGCCATATCATTTCTATGGCAACTGAAATGGCAGCTTCCCATTTAGATGATAGAATAAAAAGAGGAGCTGACATACACTGCCAATTAAATGAGCTGCCCAACAAAATATGTGGGTATACAGCATTTATAAATATCCCAGAAGAAACTTTGCATTCGTTGTGGAATTATGCAGGTGATATGGCTGGAAAGGTTATCAGTGAGGCTAAGAAGATGATAAAATCAAGGCATTGTCAGCTGCTGAGGTTGAAGAGGGTTAACTGTCATGTAGATTGTCTTGCTCTTGGAAAAGATGATAGAGACTGTAGATCAAAAGAGAGGTGGGGTCCACTAGTAAACCAGTGGTCCAGAGAGGTAGATTCAGCTGTACTTTCTTTACAGAGCTTAGGAACAACAGGTCTGACTTCCAGATATCCAAGCTGTGAAAGTGTGACGGATGAATACGCAGATCACATCATTCGAGTTCTGAAAAGGGAAGGTGGCAACAGTGAGTTGATCATGGAGCAGTATGCTAGTAGACTTGCATACAGATCCATAAAATCAGGCCTAGAGCAAGCTTCTAGGAAACTCAAACTGGCATACAACAGAAGAATATGTCCTATACCGAACACGCATGCAAATGGTAGACAAGAGCTGTTCAAGTTATTGAAGAAAGATAAGGATACAGAATGGCAAATGAAAAATAGAGGTCATAGGTGTGGAGGCCAAGCCTGTGAAATAAACAGCGTTAACAGAACTGAAGGTACAGAGTTGTTACGTTTTTCTGAATCCCTTGCTCATAGTATAACTTGTGatgtcagaaaaaaattgaaaatgtctGCAGTTTGCTTGCCAAAATCTTTAACAGATTCCTGTTTGTATAGAAAATCTAAACTTGATGAAGCCACAGGAGATCTCATTAAAACAACACTGTCTAATACAGTTCTTCCTTTCTCTCAAAAACATAAACTGTATCATAGTACAGGCAATTTAAATGAACATGGCTACAAAGAAGGCGTAATTCAAGCTATTGAAGAGTATGCTAGAAAAGTAGTGGATGATACCATAGAAATGAGTTTGGAGTCTGCTGTTCTCCAAGCTGCTGAAAACCAGAAAAATGGGGATAGATTAACTTACACAGAAAAGTTGTCTCCATTTTCTGGAACGGCCTGCAGTTACTATAATATGCAGGAATATCAGTGTTGTATTGGAAGTTCATCTCTGCACATGGCTGGACAGGAACCCCCCACTGGAATCAGGCAGATCCCCAATTCAGGACTGAGTGGTGTCTGTCAAAAATCAAGAATTTTTCACCTTGATATTCCCAAAATCCATATTGACATGGAACAGAAGACAGTATTTTCTGAGAGCATGGTTGATGCAGCTGTtgagaaaacagagagagagctgagtAACGCAAGTCTGGCAGCTGACAGTGGTATCGGACATGAGGGAGTCAGCTTTGCTGAAAGCCTTACTACAGAAATAATGACTTCAGCTCTGACTAATATTGGTCAGGCTGTTAACATAAG TGCCATGGGAAGAGAAGGATTTCAGTCAGCTGAATCTGTAGTTAGCCAGCAGATGAGTCTCAGTATTGGTGATGATAGTACCGGCAGCTGGTCCAATCTAAGTTTTGAAGATGAACATCCTGATGAGAGCAGCAGTTTCCTTCACCTCAGTGACAG